The genomic DNA CGATATTGTATGCAAAGTTTTCTGGAAGATCCACAAGACTCTCAGAGATgtgagaagaaaaatatatccAGGTTGTGGTTATGGAAGGATCATTATTGTTTTGGGGCATTGATATGAACTCTTGGAGATTGTAACAACGGTCTGCTAAAAGGCTCGCCTGAGATTGTGAACGAGTGCTGCTGTAGAGGCTCTCAAGTGACTTACATCCACTCACATCTAACCATTCAAGCTTTGGGAGATTGAAAATAGATGGGTCAACATGAGAGATGCTTTCACAATTTCCAAGATCTATACCATAAAGATTTGGGGCATTGGAAAATTTTGGACACTCTATTAAGTGTGCAGACCAACGAAGGTCAATTCTCTCTAAACTCGGCAAATTCTGTAACAATATATAATGGAAGAATAAGTTAGCATATGATTTTTCCTAATATTGGaaatattcaatatttattgAAATAGATTTCGCATTTCTCTTATTAATAGATAAACAAGAACATAACAGATACATCATACCTGTGTTCCGTTCCAAAGTTTTTCCAGGTTGCTATATGGAAGGTGAAGTTCAACAAGATTCCATGGAGAAAAATTTGATGGTAGATAATTTAATGGATATGCACTCCATTCAAAACTTCTTAAGTTATTAGGCAAAAAATCGAGGCCCTCTGGGAGATGCACATAATTAATTCCCTTAACATCTCGATTGTGGTATTTGAAAGCAAGTAATCTTAGGTTTGGCATTTTTGTGAATGCTTTGGAGCTCAAATTTATGCGAGTAATTTGATCCATATCTAAGCATATGCTTTCAACTGCACTAGTCCCCTGATAAATGAAAATTAGAATCAACGTTAGTACTTTGTGGTAAGTTgcagttatatatatatatattttattttattttttggatttcaaGTCAAAGTATATATCATTCTTACATTATTGTTTGTCAACACATCACAAATTTCACTAGCATTCCACAATCTACTGCGTTGTCCAGGGTTTTTGATAGATTCTTCACGAACAATTTGCCTACCCATTTCTTGTAACAAGTCATGCATCTGTATGTCATTGGTTGAAGTAATAGTTACAAGAGCCTTGTTTAAAAGGTTTCTTATTCCAATATCTGCAAAGAAATCACACACATTTAATATTTTCGTTACTCTGCTGCTTCTTCCACAACCTTTGAAAAAACATGCAATGTCTAGAAATATATCTTTTTCTGTATCATCTAATTCATCATAGCTTAACCTCAACACCTTTTGAATTTCAGCATTGGGAATTTTCTTTAGTTTGTTTAAAGCACTATTccattcttttttactttttgtacGAAGAAATGAACCCAGAACTTTCAAAGCCAAAGGGTTGCCTTCTGTATAAGAAACTACATTGTTTGATATCTCCTCATATCCTTCATTGGGAAGGATTTTGTTGAAAGCATTCAAACTAAACAACCTGATGGAGTTTTGAGAATTCATTTTCTCAACTTCATGAATTTCGTCAATTCCTCCTCCCGTCAACACATACTTATCTCTGGTTGTCACAATGACTCTGCTACCAGCTCCAAGGCAATCATGCCCTGCTCCAATCAAATTATTTAGAAGTTCTAAAATACGAACATCATCTAGTACAATGAAAGCTTTCATGCGTTTGAGTCTTTTCATAACCATAGATGATATTACTTTAGGAGTCTCAATATGAAGATCTTCCCCTAGTAGCTTAGAAAGAAGTCTGTTGTATGTGTAACTGAGCCCATGTCTCTTTGATTCTTCTGTGACATTTTCTAAGAAGCAACTACCTTCATATCTGGAAGATACCTTCTGAAATATGGCAGCAGCAAGGGTTGTCTTTCCTATGCCTCCCATGCCCCAAATTCCAATAGTTCTAACTTCTCTTGAGTCATCTTTTAAAAATGATTCAATGCTTGAATAGTCTTCATCTGGTATGAACAAACATCTAAGCTCATTTGTATacttttgattcaatttttggAGAACTGCTTTGATGATGTCTCCAATCAAGTCAGATTCagtcctaaaatataagaatACGATAAATGTTAGAGTATAAAAGGATTCTATAAATTAGTTAATAATTAGAGGATACAATATAATTCAAGAAAATTTGTATCCATTTTATAACCAAGAAAGAAATAGCAAgtagaataataaaaattatcatcCCTATATTTGTAAGAaacaaatcatttaaaaatgtaatatattcgTATGATCATAACTACTTATAATTGGATGTGATTTGTTAAAAGTATAGAGTTTAAaagtaacaaataaaaaactaaactcATGAAAAATACTACATATCCTTCCATAAAAAATTCAAGCTGTAtctttttagatattttttgtCATGCTAAtcatataattttcatttttatccttttttttctttatgtaaaCCAGAGTGCGGACTTTATATCCGTTTTTGtcgataatttttttcttttttttttgacaaaataattggttataaaattttatttgttagaaTTAGTAGCGGAGTAGTAAGTGCTTGTCTAGATCGGGAAGGGAAATTATTGGTCCTCACATTTAACAATCTCTCGTGTGGAGTTTATTATGAGGCAAGCGAATGTAGTTGCACATGAGTTAGCTGAGACAGCTACTTCTTCACCTAGCTTCCATATTTATAATGATGTAAGGTTTTGTATAAACGATTTGATTGCTAATGAACTGCTGTAAGcgtatttttctatataaaaaaaaggctaaCTTACATCAAAGGTcccttaagttatttaattaaggtttttctatcatgtgcaaatttgcacatgataagaagtttaaaatagaaacTTTATATTGGAACttgtacatttaatattaaatataaattttttgaataaataattgttgtttttcaagaaaaagttaatactcttagttgttttaacatgtgcaatgcTGCACATGTTAAACAAAcccatttaattataataaattggtcctttaaaaaaaaatcatactatttaggtcctttaagttaatGAACTGTTAAGAAGTTGGTccttttaagtgtttttttgtACCAATtaggtcatttaagttatttaactgTACAAATTAACGGAATTTCAGATCTTGAAAACGTAAGATATTAGGGGTCTAaaagttacaattaaataaattaaagaaccTAAGTGTTACAGAAAATACTTAGAGCTACCTTATTACAATCAATTAACTTAAAGATCTAAGCGATacgaaaaaaaacttaaaacaaatttgttacaattaaataacttaaaatctCCGTAATTTAAgctttattaaaataaaacatttttatctTTCTCCCCTGTATAAGAGGAAGCTCCAATTCATCAtttatatcataatttttttataaaaaaataaaaaagtaacttaGTGGTGGGAATGATCCTTAAGCATTAGAATTTGCAAAAGTAGAAGCAAAGAAAATACCTATATGTACTTGAATCAAAGCCAGATAAATTGGCTACTTCAAAGAGAGCATTCTTCCACCTTTGAATCTTATCTTTGccttgtttcttttgtttcgCCAACGCCGTGTGGTAACTCCCTGTCTGCTTTCGGACATGTGAAGGTTCTATACGGTAGAACACAGGAATAACAACAACGTTGTCTTCGTCATTTTTTTTGCACTTCATTATTTCAACGAGTTCATTCAAACACCATGTTGAAGATGCATAGTTTTCTGAGAACACAACCAAAAATAAAGCAGATGCTTTAATTGCTCTTTCTAGTTCTTCCCAAACCTCTTCTCCTTTTTCGATTCTATAGTCTATGTAGGTTTCGATGTGGTTTTTACACAAAGCCGCATGAAGAAAGCTTGTAAAATTGGTGCGAGTATCCTCCCCTCTAAAACTGATAAAAACATCGTGTTTTTTGAgaggaggagaagaagaagaagaagccatAGCCATCTTTGAATGTTTATGCTTTGGTTGTGGAAGATACACACTCCTACAATAACATTATCTTGAACTTTTATATCATGATTTATGATATTGGTAACAACACGCTTTCTTTTTTCGAGTTAATGTTGAatagctttttctttttcagaccTATCACATCTCCCCTATGGGATCTGTCATCTGAGTACAAAATTATATCCCCACCACTACCCTTTGTCTTACTTTTACTTGTCCTTGTTTTCACTCGTAACTCTTTCACTGTATGTTAACATGAAGCTTCGCAATGGCCACACGTTAAAAGTCCAATTGACTGTACTTCCATAGACATTATTGTTACCTATAGATTGCACATGTTGGTAACGTGCACAGTTAGATTTAGAGCATCAGGTGAAATATcaaaatccattaaaaaaaaaaactttgataatGATTATAAATTAGCTTGTAAAAATGATGATGCTATGAATTTGTTCGAAATcaattccttaattttttttttcattatccaTTACCTATTGAGTCGGTCATGGTTGTAAAACTTTGATGCTATGAACATGGTTCTCACTTCCTCGTCGTTCATGTGCTTCATCCGGATGAACCGCATAGTTCCTGTTGAGTCGGTCGATGCTCAACACcgtccaccctccttgtgtctttGTGGTTGAATTGACGGTTGATTTGATCCAGCTGATCATTTAACCCGGAGAAGGTGACATCAGTGCGAATCCTGAACATATGAAGTGGTTTTCCCTATTGTAGTAAACTGCAGCTAGCTTGGTGTTCGGATCAATGACATAAATTTCCATGGTTTCTTGTGTGTGGTTTATTGCTTATAACAGGCACTCTTATTTATAGATGTTCATAGCCGTTGTGGACCACATAAACTGTTGGTGCAATGAggatcacacaaaaaaaattgtcctgAACTATTTCAGATTGTATAATCCGAAATATCCACCACCCTACGGAAAGTACATTGTTTATCTCATTTACACCCATATTGAAgcatttcggattatataatcgttgcatatttatttatagaattgTGTACAATATTTTATACTAACGAAAAgactttgaaaattattaactatgtttttttatgaaattttgaatttaattaaaactaaaaatataaatgtttgttgtttttttagttataagaaatcaaactaaacatgattatctatttcaataacaccaacaatataacaaaaaatataatctaaattctatttttgatgacatcaacaacaatccttattataaaaaaaattgtttaagggtataattaagataataaaaaaataaatataaatatacttttatatatatatatatatatatatatatatatatatatatatatatatataaatccgTTGACACCGAAAGTCTTTTGACTTACACCAAATCTCAATCACTCATATGACTTAATCCTGTGGTGAATAATACACCTCACTCTAAAAGTTTATACATGCAAACACATATCTTTTCTCCTCTTTCTCAAACTTGTTTTTTGAGATCGGAAACTTGCGGTTGCGATTGGATCTTGTCACAGACACGGTTGTTTGGAATCGCCATTAAAATTCACAACCATGTGATATTTCCGATTAAACATTCAGTGGTAACCACATGCATCATGATACCCATATACGAGGATAACAAAAATGCAAAAGGGCAAAGGGGTGTCAAATAGAAAAagtgaatttaaattttaaattacgtTCTGttcataaaattgaattaatctCATGATATTTTCACCAAAATGATAAACAAGTTGAAGATTTGTTAAAACCGAAAAAACATGATATATTGAAGGAATTAAGAGATCAGCAAGACTTGAAGGTAGTAGTTGTTGTCTACGTGcatcaataaacacaaacaaaaagttTATTCATCAGAGAAGAAACCAAGAAACCGCTTCAGAAGTTTTCCAATCGGAGAAAGAAGTGATCGCATGTTCAGACTCTAATTTTGCCAAGTTTTTATTTACACCTAACTGATTCTATagatatatattcatatcgtttcttacattttttaatatttaaattaactcttatctatttgtgttacatgtgttatttatattgaaaattcagggcattttttagaaagaaaaattcaTCCAAAAATGCTGAAAGGTATgagtgttcaaaaccgaaccaatccaaaagaaaaaccgcaaaccgaatcaatccaaaccgaaaccgcaaaaaaccgcaTATGGTTCGGATGTATTCGAATCGTTTTTTTACTAAAACTaatggtttggttcggtttgcggttttgattttaccaacCGATCACTAAACCGCAATATAAGAagaacattaattaaatatatatcacctagaccaatactcatagaaattcaatggaaactttaataaaatgacattttttttcttgttaagttttttctttgctttttctatcaaaaatgtatttatgtgctaCTTGAACTCTCAAAGAATGATAAGAAAAATTTAGTCTTTTGTATTTCTTACAAAATATGATTACTTTTTATGCACGTTTTAATTTGGTCTACGTTGTTTAGAACATTGTTCGATGAAAATATAATGGTAATGTtggataaaatttaaaacattgctgaaaatatgttgtgttttagctttttaatttgattttaacggttggaaacaaaataaaattgtctaaAAAACCGCATCAACCGAtccaatccaaaccgcattgatttggttcagattttattttaaaagtcaatcgaaccatgtttgaggttgaacacttgatatacaatcagtggtgttcacaatacaaatcagatacaaactcttaagactctagaatttctaaaatatgaaagatgctaagaaattctaagtgaactatGATGTgaaaacaatttcagcagagttttgacaCTTGTAAAATTGTTCTTGAGTCtcttacaatcttcaagtcttcactcctttatatagaggtgtgaaagataCGTTGATGATTGTCAGCACATCAAAAAGAGTCGTTGTTGAAGCTTGATCATCACCAACgatttgttgcttgatttggttgTTGTCCTAGGAGAGaataatttcaaattaattCCATGTTTGGAGAACAACCAGAGTAGACACAACTATAGATAGTACTATTCCAGCCAAGGTATTGGAGTTGTGGTTGTACAACTGTACTTTGTCATTTTCCTGCGCTCTTCAATggacaagcatccaatgccttccaATTCTTCTGAAATAGTTGTTGTTCCAGGCTTCTATTCCCTCTACAATGATGTGTCTTCAGAATAACAAACTTTAACTAACTGTAGTTTCCAGTCTTCAAACTCTGATGAACTTCAGCTTCTGAGGATCTTCATATGCCTGATGACGTCAGCTTTTGGCAGTCAGCTTCTGATGGTCCTCAGCTGTCTTGCAACACAAGCTTCCTTTGTAAATTccattgctctcttttgttcatTCAGAATCAATACTTGAAATTAATGACTtgtaaatttttgtctatggtcatgcacacttgaaaaaatattagcatatccaatcgacattttaatattttgttatcatcaaaacttaaggtgacaatgttaaacacattttattcCAACAATTTTTAGGGTCAGTCGATACGCGCCGCTACTTGCAATTGACTACTATAGTAAAAAGTAACCATAGACCCCAATATTCCCCATTATCAATGATTTAACCTTTAAACTTTAAAGCCAAACCTAGTAAACCGTTATTGCAATAACTAGAAATCagattattttttggtacaaaaaataaataaataaatcagatcatcaaaagaaacaatattAGGACACATGACCAATTGGGGTAGAGGAGAAAAACTGAATCACCCCCTTCTGGTGGATGAAGGAGAAAAATCTAGAGTTGTAGGTAGAAAGAGTTGTTTCTCTTtctttacaaaagaaaaaaagaaagagttgtTTCGTGCTATCGTAAACTCGTCCTCtaaaaaacaatactaattTATTCACCTATGCATTTCATCACTTGGAATCCCCTAGGGTTACGCGCAACACAGTTAAGGTTCATCACCTGGAACACCACAGAGAAGAATTACACTCGCATGGCGAAGATGAAAGAGACGTTATATCTTCCTTCTGAATTAATCATTCAAATCCTGCTGAGGTTGCCGGTGAAGTCTCTTTTATGTTTCAAATGCATTTGTAAGTCATGGTTATCTCTTATCTCTGATCCACACTTTGCAAATTCACATGTTGATGTTTCCGCAGCAAAAATTGTGTCCATATCAAGAACTCGACCTCTTGCTGAAATTCGCTTTATAGATTTTGAAACATCCATTAACCATGATTCTGTTTCGCTGGACCATAGTTTTCTACTTCCAAaaggttattttttttatgaaattaaaggTTCGTGCAGAGGGTTTATATTATTGAATTGTTTGACAAACCTCTACGTATGGAATCCATCCTCTAGATTtcacaaagaaataaaattgtctCCTTTTGCTTGCAAATTTCTTGCATATAATCCACGTCATCTTCTAGGTTTTGGTTATGACGGATTAAGAGATGATTACTTGGTCGTTTTATTGTCCTATGATCCAACCTTAGTGAAAACTTCATCGTATTTAGAATTTTTCTCATTGAGAGATAATAAGTGGAATGAAATTGAAGGTCCTCACATCACTTATTTGAATGCCACGGCTAATCGCAAAGCAGGAGGATCATTCTTTAATGGGGCTATTCATTGGTTGGCTTCTCCTTATCATAAAATACCATTGGAAGTTATTGTTGTCTTTGATTTAATGGAAAGGAAATTGTTAGAGATACCTCTTCCAGATGATTACGACCATGGTCCAGAGCATTATGGTTTGTGGGTATTTGGAAAATTTCTCAGTCTATGGAATATGAATTTTGATAATCGGACAGTTGAAATATGGGAGATGAAAGAATACAAACAACAATCATCTTGGACTAAGACTCTTGTAATTCCTATTGACAATGACATACCTTGGTTTTCCCCCGTATACTCTACAAAAAGTGGTGATATTATTGGAACTAGTAATATTGGTCTTGGATTGGTGAAGTATAATAATAAGGGACAGCTGTTAGAGTATTTCGCAATGAATTCAATTGCATCTGAAGTGGCCATGTATACAGAGTCTCTGCTTTCACTCCCTGGTGGACCATGATGAAATTTAACAAGATGGCAAAAAATCACAAAGAATGAGGTTTTGAAATATTCTCCTTCTTCattttcttgatatttatagTAATGTTGTATTATATTAATGTGATTGACTGCATTTGTAATATGCTTACATGAAATGTTGACAGCTTTGTCTGTATGATTCACTTTTATTTATGCATGTCTCAGTGCTTGAAACTCTTTTTAATGATATGATAATTTATGGATTTTGTGGCAAAAGGAAGGTTCCTCTAATTTCATTGGACTCTATTAACTTTGGACCTTTTATGGTTCCTTCATTTACATTTTGATCTACTTGATGATTGGTTCTTATTGTCTCATCCATGATAAGCTAAcaatgcatgtttggattgccGGTGAGATTAGCAAATATCACGGTGGCGCCATAATCTTGTTGAAGCTACACACAGTTACTTAACttagagagaaaaattaaatgcaTTTTACATAGAATGTGCAATATATAATGGAATTGAGGTTGCGATTGTGTTGCAATTGCAGCTCTGATGGCATACTAGATATCTCAAAAACCTATatgttgtgacttgtgagtgAAAGGGGTTTACAAGCATGTGATCTTCGGGTCGATCTCGAAATCAAGCGTATGAAAATAATTCTATAGGAAGAGGTTCTAGATTTGGATTGTCAGAACCTAGAAAATATTTCTTAGAAGAATAGTCATTTACGAAATACTTTGGAAATTGGTTCCTAATAAACATATGACTAGTGGATACTTAGGGTTTATTGCATTCTTGTTGCAGACAATATGTATTCTTCAACTGCCTTTGCCATTCCCACAAATGTGCAACTTTAAATTTTCGGTTAAATTTCTAGTTGATATCTCATAGAATAAAATCATACTGTGTTCACCTGCTCCTGAAACCTTTTGGTCTGTCCCTTATATGCTTATGTAAAGGGCCACTCTGAGTAGCTTCAGCTAGAGCGCTATAGCACAGCAAAATTTTAACAAACCGCTATTGTTTCGCTATATGTGTTTAGTACAATGTGTTGTAAAATAGCAGCTATAGCACAATAACGTAATTGACTTTAAATGTAGAATTATTTTCCGCGATctgcaattgacaacactgataTTATAATAATTCCAATAATCGTATTACACTTCTTTATTTAGTTTGCTTTCATTTGAGTACGGTTCCACTGAACTCGAATCCTATATTTTTCTGACACATTTATTTACTTGTTTGCAATGAGTgtttatatgaatattgatcACTAGTACAAtatttgattgagttgtttgcaacatattttatttttgcaggtTGAAGAATCATTTTCCTTCTCAGACTGAGTGCACAGCATCCAACCTTAGCGTAACTTTTTTTTGGAGCTTCTGGAGACCTTGTCAAAAAGAAGATACTTCAAACACTCTTTCTTCTTTATTATTGGTACCTAGGTGACTGAATTGTCATAGTATTCAGTTTTATTCAGCAGCTTGAACATTAGCTAAATGAGCTGTTGTGgatgattttaatgtttgaatatTATGTTTGAGGATCTAGTTCTAatatttatgcacaattttattgtttttggatATGCTCAGACCAAAATTACTTATGAATGATTGTagagagtaaaaaaaaagtttcaggTTTGAAAAATAATAGGCAATTGGCAAACATTTAACAAAATTCTTTCACGTTTTTCTTGACTCATTGGTACCATGACTTTGGTTCCATTAGAAGAGACTGgtgccactttttttttttaacagtaaattttatttaacaacgAGATCTATGCTCAAGACGAATAGAGATCGGTGAATCAGAGAATACAAACTAAAGGCGTCGTCTATAGGCGGAACACGGGAAAATAAACACCCTAAAAGACACCTCTGGGGACAACACCACAAAAATACACGTCACCACCTACAACAGACGCCTTCATGAACACGACCACTAAAAAAACGATATCCAGCACCACCCGTCGTCACTACTCACCcccaaagaaaaaattaaactcCCAGAACTCAACACTAAAGATGAGGCGGCACATCCGAAAAGCTCATATCCGAAAGATCATTGAACTTCCATCACCTCTCGACCTCCGATCCATTGAAAGAACATCAAAAAAAGCTCAAAACCAAACTTGAGCCAAAGAACTGACTCccaattttcaattaaaagtgATCGGTCCACCAGACTTCATGACCAAATTAGAAGAGCACACCTTACCCCCTTACCCCCGGTACACCAGAGAAACACAATATCAAACCAAACAAGATTGCAGCTAGGTGTCATCTCATTCTTATCTAAGAGCTCTTGGATAAATAATCATGAATTTGTATTGAATATTAGTTTAATGGTGAATTGAGTTGTATAAAAGTTTGACTTATGAAATCAgcttacaacaaaaaaaaaaaaatcagcttacagattttatcaaaacaattaCATCGCAGCATTGATGAGTAACAAGTGGAGAATGGACCTttccaaaaaccaaaaaaaaaaaatgaagaatgttGAAGCTGTCAATTACATGCTTCACCGTAAAGAATGTACCATTAAATAAACCACAAAAGATAAACATTTTGAGCTTGCGATCTATCTTTACTGCTCCATTTAGTTCACTTGTTATTCATCATTGGTACAAATCATGGAAGTAAAATCTGTAAGCTgattatttaacaaaatattaatttaatattaattttttaacaccaaaatcataaaaaattatatttaatttatgttttgttaaaaaattctatttggtttttcatcaaaatcataGTTGATTTTTAAGAGATTGCCATAATTTTTTGcctgtttttgaaaaatttcattaaaaaatatgaaagttagACATGAGTTAACTAAAAAGTAGGGACTAATTTCATGGATAAAATTTTTTGGATGGAACAAAAGCTTAAGAAATGTTTATCAAATATTGG from Medicago truncatula cultivar Jemalong A17 chromosome 8, MtrunA17r5.0-ANR, whole genome shotgun sequence includes the following:
- the LOC25502327 gene encoding disease resistance protein RUN1 isoform X1; the encoded protein is MAMASSSSSPPLKKHDVFISFRGEDTRTNFTSFLHAALCKNHIETYIDYRIEKGEEVWEELERAIKASALFLVVFSENYASSTWCLNELVEIMKCKKNDEDNVVVIPVFYRIEPSHVRKQTGSYHTALAKQKKQGKDKIQRWKNALFEVANLSGFDSSTYRTESDLIGDIIKAVLQKLNQKYTNELRCLFIPDEDYSSIESFLKDDSREVRTIGIWGMGGIGKTTLAAAIFQKVSSRYEGSCFLENVTEESKRHGLSYTYNRLLSKLLGEDLHIETPKVISSMVMKRLKRMKAFIVLDDVRILELLNNLIGAGHDCLGAGSRVIVTTRDKYVLTGGGIDEIHEVEKMNSQNSIRLFSLNAFNKILPNEGYEEISNNVVSYTEGNPLALKVLGSFLRTKSKKEWNSALNKLKKIPNAEIQKVLRLSYDELDDTEKDIFLDIACFFKGCGRSSRVTKILNVCDFFADIGIRNLLNKALVTITSTNDIQMHDLLQEMGRQIVREESIKNPGQRSRLWNASEICDVLTNNNGTSAVESICLDMDQITRINLSSKAFTKMPNLRLLAFKYHNRDVKGINYVHLPEGLDFLPNNLRSFEWSAYPLNYLPSNFSPWNLVELHLPYSNLEKLWNGTQNLPSLERIDLRWSAHLIECPKFSNAPNLYGIDLGNCESISHVDPSIFNLPKLEWLDVSGCKSLESLYSSTRSQSQASLLADRCYNLQEFISMPQNNNDPSITTTWIYFSSHISESLVDLPENFAYNIEFSGSTMNEQDTFTTLHKVLPSPCFRYVKSLTFYDCNNISEIPDSISLLSLLESLYLIGCPIISLPESINCLPRLMFLEARYCKMLQSIPSLPQSIQWFYVWYCKSLHNVLNSTNQQTKKHQNKSTFLLPNCIELDRHSFVSILKDAIARIELGAKPLLPADVLENKEEAASDNNDDDGYNDLHDDSYIWDTLIKGKICYMLPAGNFKNGDWFHYHSTQTLVSIELPPSDHLGFIFYLVFSQVCIGDGASLGCDCYLETTCGECISIKSFFLRESVMFNPFFSITIRSDHLFLWYDKQCCEQIMEAIKEIKANDMSAIHNPKLTFKFFAARTEENMEAAIKECGFRWIYSSEGQVVEEEEGCESETSKETHTVEGSKSDEQEETVPPAMNFQQSVYGTLPNLETAETEDLRGVLEELLHIGFGGDLML
- the LOC25502327 gene encoding disease resistance protein RUN1 isoform X2 — protein: MAMASSSSSPPLKKHDVFISFRGEDTRTNFTSFLHAALCKNHIETYIDYRIEKGEEVWEELERAIKASALFLVVFSENYASSTWCLNELVEIMKCKKNDEDNVVVIPVFYRIEPSHVRKQTGSYHTALAKQKKQGKDKIQRWKNALFEVANLSGFDSSTYRTESDLIGDIIKAVLQKLNQKYTNELRCLFIPDEDYSSIESFLKDDSREVRTIGIWGMGGIGKTTLAAAIFQKVSSRYEGSCFLENVTEESKRHGLSYTYNRLLSKLLGEDLHIETPKVISSMVMKRLKRMKAFIVLDDVRILELLNNLIGAGHDCLGAGSRVIVTTRDKYVLTGGGIDEIHEVEKMNSQNSIRLFSLNAFNKILPNEGYEEISNNVVSYTEGNPLALKVLGSFLRTKSKKEWNSALNKLKKIPNAEIQKVLRLSYDELDDTEKDIFLDIACFFKGCGRSSRVTKILNVCDFFADIGIRNLLNKALVTITSTNDIQMHDLLQEMGRQIVREESIKNPGQRSRLWNASEICDVLTNNNGTSAVESICLDMDQITRINLSSKAFTKMPNLRLLAFKYHNRDVKGINYVHLPEGLDFLPNNLRSFEWSAYPLNYLPSNFSPWNLVELHLPYSNLEKLWNGTQNLPSLERIDLRWSAHLIECPKFSNAPNLYGIDLGNCESISHVDPSIFNLPKLEWLDVSGCKSLESLYSSTRSQSQASLLADRCYNLQEFISMPQNNNDPSITTTWIYFSSHISESLVDLPENFAYNIEFSGSTMNEQDTFTTLHKVLPSPCFRCHCKD
- the LOC11441393 gene encoding F-box/kelch-repeat protein At3g23880, with the translated sequence MHFITWNPLGLRATQLRFITWNTTEKNYTRMAKMKETLYLPSELIIQILLRLPVKSLLCFKCICKSWLSLISDPHFANSHVDVSAAKIVSISRTRPLAEIRFIDFETSINHDSVSLDHSFLLPKGYFFYEIKGSCRGFILLNCLTNLYVWNPSSRFHKEIKLSPFACKFLAYNPRHLLGFGYDGLRDDYLVVLLSYDPTLVKTSSYLEFFSLRDNKWNEIEGPHITYLNATANRKAGGSFFNGAIHWLASPYHKIPLEVIVVFDLMERKLLEIPLPDDYDHGPEHYGLWVFGKFLSLWNMNFDNRTVEIWEMKEYKQQSSWTKTLVIPIDNDIPWFSPVYSTKSGDIIGTSNIGLGLVKYNNKGQLLEYFAMNSIASEVAMYTESLLSLPGGP